In Candidatus Paracaedimonas acanthamoebae, the DNA window ATTAAACATTTTTTTTATCTTATGAGATTTTTTGATCTCATAACATACTAACTTCAACTTCTAAAAATTTAGAAGTTCATGGAGGGAGATTGTGACTTGCAAAGGGAAAATGTGACAGAGCTTTCTTGTTGAAAATCTCCTACTTCTCTAACTGAAAACTAGAAAGGAGCCTATCATGAATTATAAAAAATGTAGGGCATTTTTTGGAATCCCATTAATTTTTGCGAGTTTATGTACCTATACGTTTGCATCGGTTGTATCTAGTGAAGAGAAAGAAGCACAGAGTAAGTATTCATTCCCAAAAACAGTTCCACCTTCCCCACAAGTTATCTCATGGCTTTATGCTGAGTATTTAGATGCCAATGAAAAAGTGGAAAAATTAACTTTTAAGGATTACTTAAAATTAGCTGGATATGTACCATCCTGTTCACATCAGGAAGGAAGAGATAATGTTTCAATCGAATCTTCAGGCATACGGAGAATCTCTATTCCCAGTAAGCCCGTCGCAGGAGAGCTGCATGTAAAAGTTTTGCTAATAGATTTCAAAGACAAAGTTGGTCGACTTCCACGTAAACATTATGAAAATTTATTATTTTCAGACAAGAAACTTTTATCAGGCAGCATGAAAGACTACTATAAAGAAGTTAGTCTGGATAAGGTATCTATCAAAGGATCGGTTCATGGATGGCTAAGAATGCCAAATCCTTATTCGTACTATACGAATGGTGAATCAGGAGGAGAATGGGGCTCATATCCGAGAAATGCCCCTAGAATGGCTGAAGATGCTGTAAAAGTTGCTTTAAAAAAAGGTATTTCGTTTGAGAAAGAGCTTGATGTTTTAGATAACGGTATTATCACGGCTCTATTCTTAATTCATGCTGGTAGCGGAGCAGAACGTTTACATCCATCTATTCGGGGAAATGATATCTGGTCCCATAAATGGAACCTTAGAACTCCTATTCAAGTATCACCAGGCTTACATGCTTCTACTTATTTAACAGTGCCACATGATTGTGATGTAGGTGTATGTTCCCATGAGCTAGGGCATTTAGCTTTTCAATGGGATGATTTTTATGATCCAAACTATGACGAAGATGGAAAGACTTGGGATGGCTCTGGTATGTGGGATTTAATGGCAAGTGGTTCTTATGGTGGAGGCGGAGCTCGTCCAGTTCATCCCGCTGCTTTACATAAAATGCAACACAAATGGGTTGAGACAGAAACAATAGATGCTTCAACGATGGAAGGTGATAAAATGTCTCTTACCCTTCCCCCTTTCACAACAATGCCAGGTTATAAGATCATTAAACTTACAAGTCCTGCCTTCAAACCAACACAATACTTACTATTAGAAAACAGAATGAGAGTTGGATTTGATAGCAGGTTACCTGGAGAAGGACTCTTAGTATGGAAAGTGGATGAGTCTAAAGAAATGTTTTCTCCCGATAGTCCAGGATTACAACTCGTTCAAGCCGATGGACAGCATGATCT includes these proteins:
- a CDS encoding M6 family metalloprotease domain-containing protein, translated to MNYKKCRAFFGIPLIFASLCTYTFASVVSSEEKEAQSKYSFPKTVPPSPQVISWLYAEYLDANEKVEKLTFKDYLKLAGYVPSCSHQEGRDNVSIESSGIRRISIPSKPVAGELHVKVLLIDFKDKVGRLPRKHYENLLFSDKKLLSGSMKDYYKEVSLDKVSIKGSVHGWLRMPNPYSYYTNGESGGEWGSYPRNAPRMAEDAVKVALKKGISFEKELDVLDNGIITALFLIHAGSGAERLHPSIRGNDIWSHKWNLRTPIQVSPGLHASTYLTVPHDCDVGVCSHELGHLAFQWDDFYDPNYDEDGKTWDGSGMWDLMASGSYGGGGARPVHPAALHKMQHKWVETETIDASTMEGDKMSLTLPPFTTMPGYKIIKLTSPAFKPTQYLLLENRMRVGFDSRLPGEGLLVWKVDESKEMFSPDSPGLQLVQADGQHDLENAFDDNQGDGGDPFPGTKNVVDLNDESRDPARPITSFKGGALSGINLSDITRALSGEVSFTITYIKRD